The following coding sequences lie in one Capsicum annuum cultivar UCD-10X-F1 chromosome 5, UCD10Xv1.1, whole genome shotgun sequence genomic window:
- the LOC107871080 gene encoding uncharacterized protein LOC107871080, giving the protein MLLQSPASFLCSPPKLTTWGDHKHANYVCKLVVFSPGFPRETLRSQYFDKKFSEGHGSIQRCCSSRLCANFGEEHFYGNGVEKRFWKNEFSRKDSSFPSKFVLFSPVKSRKSLRSQYFDKSFLKGHSSIQPCCCSSRLSADFGEEQFYGEEAEERFRENDGCCAIFESGNSREDSFFPTKFESLEPRMLGIKPEPPHWPEREAILWTNVEQKAKSFGLPLSLRMLKKKLQWESISFSDLKETNSCTSKAFNSLVFIIVELQTYALHMRESICNEDLEMIINKVKGEMYASFVWLFRKVFSRTPTLMMYVIILLANYSVYSTSHNVAMACDHETTTTIEPILIDGGRHNLSDLSDQVLRNDEEMELWDSVENEALNMRGVRDIGLDLEVMLTLVSPLSVKIEPDNNVDHDKTELVYQIALAHEPYNTLWLCNYAQFLKIIGQDYYRVEECFKRAEQVEPLDAEVLCQYANFLWTVRKDLWGAEERYQQALEAEPRNPYYTSTYANFLWNTGGEETCLLPK; this is encoded by the exons ATGCTTCTTCAAAGTCCTGCTTCTTTTCTATGTTCACCTCCAAAATTAACAACATGGGGTGATCATAAACATGCAAACTATGTTTGTAAACTTGTTGTTTTTAGCCCTGGATTCCCAAGAGAGACACTTAGGTCCCAATACTTTGACAAAAAATTCTCTGAAGGTCATGGTAGCATACAAAGATGTTGTAGTTCAAGATTATGTGCAAATTTTGGAGAAGAACATTTTTATGGAAATGGGGTGGAAAAAAGATTTTGGAAAAATGAATTTTCAAGAAAGGATTCATCTTTTCCATCAAAATTTGTTCTTTTTAGTCCTGTAAAATCAAGAAAGTCACTTAGGTCCCAATACTTTGACAAAAGTTTCCTTAAAGGTCATAGCAGTATACAACCATGTTGTTGTAGCTCAAGATTATCTGCTGATTTTGGAGAAGAACAATTTTATGGAGAAGAGGCTGAAGAAAGATTTAGGGAAAATGACGGATGTTGTGCAATTTTTGAGAGTGGAAATTCAAGAGAAGAttcattttttccaacaaaaTTTGAGTCCCTTGAGCCAAGAATGCTTGGTATTAAGCCAGAACCTCCACATTGGCCAGAAAGGGAGGCAATTTTATGGACAAATGTTGAACAAAAAGCTAAGAGTTTTGGACTTCCCTTGTCACTTAGAATGCTAAAAAAGAAACTTCAATGGGAGTCTATTAGTTTTAGTGACTTAAAAGAAACTAATTCTTGCACCTCAAAGGCCTTTAACTCTTTGGTGTTTATCATTGTGGAGTTGCAAACTTATGCATTGCATATGAGGGAATCAATATGCAATGAAGATTTAGAGATGATTATTAATAAAGTGAAAGGTGAAATGTATGCATCATTTGTATGGCTTTTTCGAAAAGTATTTTCGCGAACACCAACATTAATGATGTATGTAATCATCCTCTTGGCTAACTATAGTGTATACTCTACATCTCACAATGTTGCTATGGCATGTGATCATGAAACTACTACTACAATAGAACCTATATTGATAGATGGTGGAAGACATAATCTATCAGATTTGTCTGATCAAGTATTGAGAAATGATGAAGAAATGGAATTGTGGGATTCAGTAGAAAATGAAGCTTTAAATATGAGGGGTGTTAGGGATATTGGGCTTGATCTTGAAGTGATGTTAACATTGGTTTCACCATTGTCAGTGAAAATTGAGCCAGATAACAATGTTGACCATGACAAGACTGAACTTGTTTATCAGATTGCTCTAGCTCATGAACCTTATAACACTCTTTGGCTGTGCAATTATGCACAGTTTCTGAAAATTATCGGTCAAGATTATTATAG GGTGGAGGAATGCTTCAAGCGGGCAGAACAAGTGGAACCACTGGATGCAGAGGTTCTATGTCAGTACGCGAACTTCTTGTGGACTGTTAGGAAGGACTTATGGGGAGCAGAAGAAAGATACCAACAGGCATTGGAAGCCGAACCTAGGAACCCTTATTATACATCTACATATGCCAATTTCTTGTGGAACACTGGTGGTGAAGAGACCTGTTTACTTCCAAAGTAG